The DNA region cggctgcaccagtttgcattcccaccagcagtccacatcctcaccaacgtctgttgttgcccgagttgttaatgttagccattctgacaggtgtaaggtggtatctcattgtggttttgatttgtgtttccctgatgatgagtgatgttgagcattttttcatgtgtcggttggccgtctggatgtcttctttggagaagtgtattcatgtcttttgcccatttcttcactggattatttgtttttttgggtgttgagtttgataagttcttcatagattttggatactaaccctttatctgctatgttgtttacaaatatcttctcccattctgtcggttgccttttagttttgctgattgtttccttcgctgtgcagaagctttttgatgaggtcccagtagttcatgtttgcttttgtttcccttgcctctggagacacttgagtaagaagttgcgatggccaagatcaaagaggtttttgcctgctttctccttgaggcttttgatggcttcctgttttacattgaggtctttcattcattttgagtttgtttttgtgtatggtgtaagaaagtggtctgggttcattcttctgcatgttgctgtccagttttcccagtacgacttgaagagactgtctttattccattggatattctttcctgctttgtcaaagattatttggccgtatgtttgtgggtccatttctaggttctgtattctgttccattgatctgagtgtctgtttttgtgccaaaaaatgtgtatttttgagacagagcgagagctcacgcagtggaggggcagagagagagggagacacagaaccggaagcaggctccaggctctgagctgtcagcacagagcccgacgcagggcttaaactcaggaaccgtaagatcatgacctgagctgaagtcggaggcttaaccactCAGCAATCTAGGCATCCcagctttcatttatttctattataaacGGTAAAGCTATGTACTTAACCCTCTTGACAAGAAAaagcctaccccccccccccccccaccgtcccgTCCAGATAGTGCTTAATTTGAACATCACCTTTGCCAATTTGGGTCTTCTAGGTACCAGTGAGGGCAGTGACTAGGGGATGCCACGTGTCCACTTTCGATTCTTACATCATCCTAGCTTACTCTCATTTCAGTTGCCTTTGCTCTAAAAGTGcctcttaaattttaatgtttgatcATCTGGGaccctccttttaaaaatttgttttaatttttttaaataatctctatgcccaacatgggacttgaactgaCCACCAGGAGAGAGTTGCATGCTGTATGGACTGCACTAGCCAGGCTCTCCATCTGGGACTTTAATATGCTGATTAAGTCTCCCCCATTCAGGAGGTTTGGGTGGGAGCTTGAGATCTGCATTTAACAAGCTCTCCTGTCATGCTGACGCTGCTGGTACCTGGACTATGTTTTCTGTAGTAAACACATAAAATTCATGCATCACTGGGAGGACAGCCGAACCACACCCACCCTCATTTTACTCTCCTAAAGCCCCAGATAGAtgatacccattttacagatgggcaacaggctaagaaaaaggaagggatgcCATCCAgcaaccccaaaacaaaaaacaaaggtagAGCCAGACTTCTAGACTATTCTTTCTCAAGCGATAAGCCCTGTGTGtgtttttcaattaaaagaacctcagctaaaaaaaaaaaaaaaaatttttttttaaagattttaaagtgaTCTCCGCACCCagcgtggggttcaaactcacgaccccaagatcaagagctctGTGCTGTACCAACTGgcccagccagatgcccctataaaGCGACtttaaaggcaaaacaaaagTCCCACTTGCCTAACAATAAGTCACATGAGCCATCATCTTTACTAGCAATGGTGAtagtgtctccccacccccccaacagcTCTGACCCAATCCTCTATCTGTGGGTTCTCAAGCTTGAGTGGGtcccagaatcacctggagggcctgTTAAAACCTTGCCAGGCCTAACCgtcagtttctgattcagcaggtctaggGTGGAgtccaagaatttgcatttctaacaaggctTGAGGTGAAGTCACGCTCTGGTTCAGGGACCACAACTGAACTCCTGCCATAGTAGTAGATGGGtggatgatggggggggggggcaggaagataatttcctttatttagtactgctgtgatttttaaaagtaggggGTAAGCTATTATTTGGaagaatgctttctttctttttttttttttttaaggttttattttgaagtaatctcttcACACAACGTGGGACTCGCactcacggccctgagatcaagggttgcatgctccaccgactgagccagccaggggccccttggAGAAATGTTTTCTCAGACAACTACAGCTTATACCTGTTTCCCCAAAGGTTAGTACTCCAGCTACCTGCAGAAAAATGCTTGAAAGTCCCACATCCAGGCcacaccccagaccaattaagtCAACACCTCTCAGGGTCGGCTCAGGCACCAGAACTTGCCAGGAAAAACAGCAGGGGCTGCCCTCCACgtccccctctcctgcccctagGTGTGCCTGAGCCTTGGGCCCGGCAGGAAGGGGGCACAGGGCAGCCCCTGGCTGACGGCCTCCTCCCTTCACCCTCTCGTGCCCTTCAGATACGAGGACTACAGCAAAGGCGCCATCCCGGGCTGTAGGAAACAGTTCGTTTGCTTTCCTGAGGTGATGTCTCCACACAGCCTTTAGCTCAGGCTAATAGGGCAGCATATCGTTTCAGATGTTTGACAGAAAGTCTGCTTGAAGTAGGTTAAAAACCAGTTACACGAATGTTGAAACGACCCTCATTATTAGCAAAGAGCTGGGCTTCATGATCTAAGCGAAGGGGGCACAACCACAAACAGGGTGCTGCTCGCAGCGACCCCAAGAGGGGAGACCTCGACAAGCAAAGAATCAGATCGTAAAAACTTCCTCTTTAATCAAGGCTTTTTAACAGGGAACAGGTTTCTTGAATAAAACGGAGTTTCCAGTACAATGAAACATAAACCACCATACAACATACAACACCtggcaggaagaaacaaaacGGCAAGTTTACGCAATCCCTGCCACGGCCTTATGCTTAGAGGAGCCGCTTCCTCCATCTACCAAGTGTGTTCTGCAGGATACAGAGCTCGGCAGGGCTTCTGGGGTCACGCTCGGCCGAGGCTGTAGCCCGAACGCGCTCAGCCGGCTGGGCCGGGCTGCTGTTGGCTCAGGCGAAGCGGTCACCAGCACAAACAGTCTGAACATCCTTTCAATATCAAAGTGGGAAGCGAGAAGGCAATGGAATAATGTCACCCGAAGATGTCGTTAGCACGTGAGGACAGCTGTGCGAAGCCCGAGGCCGAAAGGTGGCTGCCGGCTTCATTTCTTTGGCTTCTTGGGCAGTGGTCGCCGGAACAACAAGATGTGAGGTTCTGAAAGAGCGAGTGAAACCTAAGAGGCAAGCTCACACTCGTCTGCGCACAGCCTGCGGTCTCCCACCCGCACCTCCCAGAGACAGCGATCAGATCTTCACGACTAAATTACGACGTCAGCACGCGGCCTTAGAACCAGACCCAAAAGCTGGGCCTGTCTGCCAAGTACAGAATTGTTAATATCAGTTCTTTTGCTACGTTTGTGCAGCCCCGGGGGAGCCTTTTATTAGTTTTGCCTGGCAGCTTGGTGTCTGGTGTCTTATCAAGAAATACGCTTTCCTTGGCTTATTTGGATAATATCCAAGAACTCACTTTCTGATGGAGAATGACGAAGGAGCCACAGCCTCCTCCGGGGTATACgtgaccttaaaaaaaagactgcGCTCGGACGAAGTTAGAGATTAAAGGGGGTTTTTTTCAGTGATACCTTGTCTCTGAACTTCCCATCTGATACTTTACTCTTATTTCTGGTCACTTCAGTTTTTCTAGACAGCTGGTGAGGAACCAATAAACCACCGTTACCCTCCCCTGATTTCTTTGGGTTATGCGATCTTATCGCTCTTTCTTGCCCTCAGTGAAGGAACCCGTATGATTGCTCTCAGCCACTGCACCGACCTGGTTCGTGGATCATATAATGGACCCATCCCTGACTCTGCTGAACGCCGAGATTCCGCCACTCAGATTCAGACATCAAATGGGTTTTAGGGACCAGCTTGGCTATGTCCTTGGGCAACATGACGTGCCTGTAACAGAAACATGGACAGGTGGGGGGACTCACATCAGTAGTGGGGACAGTCCGTTAGACAAGTGCTTACATACAAAgccaagagaggaaagaaaggaaaaattggtTTCTGATAGTAGGGAGTTTATATAAATTCATTGTGGGGTAAAGGCAGCTAGAATTAAAGGCCAAGTTCTGCAAATCCTCCTGCAAGTACATCACAAAGCATGAATTAATGAGCAACGCAAGCGAATGAGCACCTAACTTCCAGGCACCGTTGATGCACTGCCTCTGGCCTCCTGGAGCCCAGTCCCCTACTTGATTACTCGGAATCAACAGAATGGCAGCCCCATAGCAGAGTGTTAATAACAGAGGTAGTTTCGAGATGGATCGGTGAAGAAAGGCCTCTTACGGAGCGCTGTGTGGAAGAGCCCTCACGGAGGATGAACTGTCAACGTAAACCCTTTAAATCTATCCTCGATTTCGTTTTCCTGACTCTGAAGGGATGTGCCATGAGACTTCCCTGGGGAAACGCCTCGTCTTCCTAACCAAGGATAAGTCTCCTTTCGTGGCAAAAAAGTATTACTCTGCCACGAATCCTGATACACTTCATCATGCACGGTGAAAATACACTAAACGCTCCCCGTGCTAATAACAGAGATGCTTCCCAGAGACATGATTCTAGTCTAAGTATCTGAAAATAGCTTACATTCGAACAAGTCCCTGGCACATTGCACCAAACAGACCCCCTCACGACAAGCTGTTTCTTAAACCAAGATACCACTGCCAAGATCTACAACTTCCAGAGAGATGAAACTCGTGACTTCTCCCTAGTCCCACAGAGATGCTATAAGCGCTTAGTTCAGATGGGGAGGAAAAAGTTAACGGGCCCCAGCGGAGCTGCGGGTCTTCCCCAAGCAGCTGGCGTCACCGCGGTCCTGTATCTGCACCTGTCAGCACGCACCGAGCCGGCCACAGGGCCCAGCCCCGCACTAGGCGGAAAAGAAACACAACCAAAGCAAGTTTGCATTGCACGTTCTTCAATTTTGGGGGCAAGATACGAACTGGGAAGTTGTTTCAAGGATCATGCCCTCATTTGCAGAATCCTTGGTCTTCCCGAATCTTTCAACCTGGAATCACGGAGTTGGATTAACTCCAAACTCCAAGGCTCTGTAAGGACCCCCTTCTTCACCATCCGTGCCGAGCTCTGTTGCGCCCACATAACCTGCACCTATGTCCATCACGTCCCttctcgccctctctctgaaGCCTGCAGCGTTTCCACAAACGTCTCGGGCTGtggggagcagaggccagggCTCATGCCCGCACTTAACACAACACCTGGAGGCGCTCCGTAACTGTTTCGAATGTTCGAAGGGCATCCGGCAGGCCCCTGCCAAGTCCTTTCTCAAAGCCCTCGGCCAGCTTCACCCCCTCGCAGGTCCTGGAAGCCCCCTTCCTGAAACAAGCCCACGCCCCCTTTGCAGGAATCCGCGGGCACCTCTCGCGCCGCCGTGGCCACCTCCTCTCAGTAGGCCCCGGAGGCCCCGAGGTGTCGCCGCGACACCAGCAGTCTCCAGAGGGCAAGCACAACTCGCTCTGCCGAGGGAGCGGGGCCGTCAGCCTAGAGCCCCTAGCCACGCCCACTCCGAGTCCGCCACTTTCTACTTTCCCCGGTGCCGCCAGGCCCTGGCGCGTGCGCCGTACGCTCTCAGCGACCGTCCCCAGCCCCGCGACTCGGGTCTCCCGCGCATGCGCCGGTCCCGTCGCTTCAGCTCCGGTTCCTAACTCTTCTTGCCCTCACGTGTCGAAGTTCACGACCTCGCGGTGGGCCCCGCGCCGGCACTAACCGGTACTCGAACTCCTCGTCGTCGTATTTGTCCGAATAGTAAATCTGTTTGTGCGACATGACCGCTCGGCCTGAGGATCGTCAGCCCCGCGCCGCCAACCTCCGAACAACTCCCAGCAGCACGCGCTCCCACCCACTTTGGCCTCGCTTTCAAACACGCCGCCCGCGCTTCCCATTGGTCCCTTTGGCTTAAGGCGGGACAGCTCTACCTTCAAGCCTCGGATTGGCTTAGATTCGCTTCTCCTCGAGTCCTTATTGGAGTGCACCTCTCACGTTCCTCAAGAACGAGCGTAGGTAAAAAAATGCGCCTGTAATTGGCCATCCCTGCCCCCGTGCGCGTTCTCGCGCTGCCATTGGCTGATTCGGGAAAGTGGGCTGGGTAAAGGAGGGACCGAGGTAGAGGGTCAGGGGTTAGTGGGGCCGGAAGTAAGTGCAATAAAGTTTCTTCAGGGAGGCCGGGCCGGGGAGAAAGTTGGAACGACAACCTAAGGAGGCAGTAGCGTGATCCGGAACCAAATCGGGCCGCGGTGCGGTGCGGCGACTCCATGAGGCCCTGGTGAGTTGggcctttcccttctccttagGTGACCCGCTCCTCCACCCCGGAACCCCTCTCCCGGGACCCTACTTCCGGTCTTCGTGGATAAGTCCCGCCCCCCGAGACCCCCTCCCCGGAAGTCCCACCCCCCAACTTCAGGGGGCTCCCCGAACCCCGACTTGTTTTCTGCTTATTGTCCACGACCCCACCCTGCCGCCCAGCTTTCCTGGAAGCCCCACCCCCGGACATGCTTCCAAGCCCTAGTGCAAGAAACCCGACGGTAGTCCTTCCAATTCCCCGAGACCCCGCCTCCTCGCGACGGGTCTCCGCTAACTCCTGTCCATCAAAGAGCCTATCTCTCGAAAGAGCAGAGCGCCGCCCCTCAAAGAACGCT from Lynx canadensis isolate LIC74 chromosome F1, mLynCan4.pri.v2, whole genome shotgun sequence includes:
- the CKS1B gene encoding cyclin-dependent kinases regulatory subunit 1, with the protein product MSHKQIYYSDKYDDEEFEYRHVMLPKDIAKLVPKTHLMSESEWRNLGVQQSQGWVHYMIHEPEPHILLFRRPLPKKPKK